A single window of Oncorhynchus keta strain PuntledgeMale-10-30-2019 chromosome 34, Oket_V2, whole genome shotgun sequence DNA harbors:
- the LOC118379506 gene encoding zyxin-like isoform X1: MSDSSGSKPFMVTSSINLKVTTPSFYNQPKKFASVNPPRPKSQSDPSPPPGSTPPAGPSPPPSLVSSTRGVGTAVIGRVGVMPPPPPSLCEDFPPPPPPLDDELPAPPPNCATTPPASDAPPPAFPPPPAVDDLPLPPAPLEENACLPRSPSPPPPPPPPPLPVSGPSSVPSAGENFQRLAKQTSFDKQLDSLTDLLSEMETRGPFNPKLPSQYSAPPPPAPKPAGPPPTAPKPNLSFLPPPEMGDKPPPAPWAEELKLRTTHRQANNPISTPVPAPAPQPFAKAPVVAPKAFGGMKTGTSVPPVGLKNQNHAPAPFGVAPKPSPTASSFPPPPAAPPAAPPAPPANKVSPPAFNHSKPSSIDSQMTAPMPPPQPKAMTSPPSFSQPMKSPPSSKPSPPGPVSVPGGGVPLSMREVEELERMTNAFIKDMDTHAPVITSAPTEVCGKCGEALSRSQPAVRAMNKLFHSDCFCCMSCHRPLQGMQFYDKDGTPQCDDCYTSSLAVCSRCGERITDRVLKAVGQCFHAHCFRCCTCACSLEGAPFITDDNNNPYCVPDYHRRFSPLCVCCNEPIVPDAGSQETVRVRPNKNFHLKCYRCEVRTTDLLHLKYYRCEVRTTDLLHLKCYRCEVRTTDLLHLKYYRCEVRTSDLLHLKYYRCEVRTSDLLHLKYYRCEVRTTDLLHLKYYRCEVRTTDLLHLKYYRCEVRTSDLLHLKYYRCEVRTSDLLHLKYYRCEVRTTDLLHLKYYRCEVRTTDLLHLKYYRCEVRTTDLLHLKYYRCEVRTTDLLHLKYYRCEVRTTDLLHLKYYRCEVRTTDLLHLKYYRCEVRTTDLLHLKYYRCEVRTTDLLHLKYYRCEVRTTDLLHLKYYRCEVRTTDLLHLKYYRCEVRTTDLLHLKYYRCEVRTSDLLHLKYYRCEAFFLFCCLTWN; the protein is encoded by the exons ATGTCTGACTCCAGCGGCAGTAAACCCTTCATGGTGACTTCCTCCATCAACCTCAAAGTCACCACCCCCTCCTTCTACAACCAGCCAAAGAAGTTTGCCTCGGTCAACCCGCCACGCCCCAAAAGCCAGTCCGACCCGTCGCCTCCCCCGGGCTCAACTCCTCCCGCaggtccctctcctccccccagtCTGGTCTCCTCAACACGCGGTGTCGGCACAGCTGTCATTGGTCGAGTTGGAGTGATGCCTCCACCCCCACCATCGCTCTGCGAAG ACTTCCCGCCCCCTCCTCCTCCGTTGGACGATGAGCTGCCAGCCCCTCCCCCCAACTGTGCAACCACACCCCCAGCCTCCGATGCCCCTCCCCCtgccttccctccccctcccgcGGTGGAtgacctccccctcccccccgcCCCGCTTGAGGAGAATGCCTGTCTCCCCCGTTccccgtctccccctcctccaccaccccctccccctctcccagtctctggtcCCAGTAGTGTCCCCAGTGCTGGGGAGAACTTTCAG cgtCTGGCAAAGCAGACTAGTTTTGACAAACAGCTGGATTCTCTGACTGACCTGCTGTCTGAGATGGAGACCAGAGGACCCTTCAACCCCAAG TTGCCCAGTCAGtactcagctcctcctcctcctgcccccaAGCCTGCAGGGCCTCCCCCCACTGCTCCCAAGCccaacctctccttcctcccccctccagagATGGGAGACAAGCCCCCTCCCGCTCCCTGGGCCGAGGAGCTCAAACTCCGGACGACACACAGACAAGCCAATAACCCTATATCCACCCCAGTTCCTGCTCCTGCCCCACAGCCATTTGCTAAAGCCCCAGTCGTGGCTCCTAAGGCTTTTGGGGGCATGAAAACGGGGACATCCGTGCCTCCTGTGGGACTGAAGAACCAGAACCATGCCCCGGCTCCATTTGGTGTTGCTCCTAAACCTTCCCCTACAGCcagctccttccctcctcctcctgccgcTCCTCCTGCCGCTCCTCCCGCCCCACCAGCCAACAAAGTGTCTCCCCCAGCCTTCAATCACTCAAAGCCCTCTTCCATTGACTCTCAGATGACTGCTCCCATGCCCCCTCCTCAGCCCAAAGCGATGACATCACCACCTTCTTTCAGCCAGCCAATGAAATCTCCCCCTTCATCAAAG CCCTCGCCTCCTgggcctgtctctgtcccaggtggaggtgttcctctctccatgagggaggtggaggagctgGAGAGAATGACCAATGCATTCATCaaagacatggacacacacgcTCCCGtcatcacctcagcacctacag aggtaTGTGGTAAGTGTGGTGAGGCTCTGTCTCGTTCCCAGCCTGCAGTGAGAGCCATGAACAAACTCTTCCACTCTGACTGTTTCTGCTGTATGAGCTGCCATCGCCCCCTGCAGGGCATGCAGTTCTACGACAAGGACGGGACGCCACAGTGTGACGACTGCTACACT AGTTCTCTGGCGGTGTGTTCTCGGTGTGGGGAGCGTATTACAGACCGTGTGTTGAAGGCGGTGGGCCAGTGTTTCCATGCCCATTGTTTCCGCTGCTGCACCTGCGCCTGCAGCCTGGAGGGGGCGCCTTTCATCACCGACGAcaacaacaacccatactgtgtCCCAGACTACCACAG GCGTttctctcccctgtgtgtgtg CTGTAATGAGCCCATAGTTCCTGACGCCGGCAGTCAAGAGACCGTGAGAGTAAGGCCCAACAAGAACTTCCACCTCAAGTGCTACCGCTGTGAGGTAAGGACAACAGACCTGCTACATCTAAAGTACTACCGCTGTGAGGTAAGGACAACAGACCTGCTACATCTAAAGTGCTACCGCTGTGAGGTAAGGACAACAGACCTGCTACATCTAAAGTACTACCGCTGTGAG GTAAGGACATCAGACCTGCTACATCTAAAGTACTACCGCTGTGAG GTAAGGACATCAGACCTGCTACATCTAAAGTACTACCGCTGTGAGGTAAGGACAACAGACCTGCTACATCTAAAGTACTACCGCTGTGAGGTAAGGACAACAGACCTGCTACATCTAAAGTACTACCGCTGTGAGGTAAGGACATCAGACCTGCTACATCTAAAGTACTACCGCTGTGAGGTAAGGACATCAGACCTGCTACATCTAAAGTACTACCGCTGTGAGGTAAGGACAACAGACCTGCTACATCTAAAGTACTACCGCTGTGAGGTAAGGACAACAGACCTGCTACATCTAAAGTACTACCGCTGTGAGGTAAGGACAACAGACCTGCTACATCTAAAGTACTACCGCTGTGAG GTAAGGACAACAGACCTGCTACATCTAAAGTACTACCGCTGTGAG GTAAGGACAACAGACCTGCTACATCTAAAGTACTACCGCTGTGAGGTAAGGACAACAGACCTGCTACATCTAAAGTACTACCGCTGTGAGGTAAGGACAACAGACCTGCTACATCTAAAGTACTACCGCTGTGAGGTAAGGACAACAGACCTGCTACATCTAAAGTACTACCGCTGTGAGGTAAGGACAACAGACCTGCTACATCTAAAGTACTACCGCTGTGAGGTAAGGACAACAGACCTGCTACATCTAAAGTACTACCGCTGTGAGGTAAGGACAACAGACCTGCTACATCTAAAGTACTACCGCTGTGAGGTAAGGACATCAGACCTGCTACATCTAAAGTACTACCGCTGTgaggcatttttcctattttgttgccttacctGGAATTAA
- the LOC118379506 gene encoding zyxin-like isoform X12, whose amino-acid sequence MSDSSGSKPFMVTSSINLKVTTPSFYNQPKKFASVNPPRPKSQSDPSPPPGSTPPAGPSPPPSLVSSTRGVGTAVIGRVGVMPPPPPSLCEDFPPPPPPLDDELPAPPPNCATTPPASDAPPPAFPPPPAVDDLPLPPAPLEENACLPRSPSPPPPPPPPPLPVSGPSSVPSAGENFQRLAKQTSFDKQLDSLTDLLSEMETRGPFNPKLPSQYSAPPPPAPKPAGPPPTAPKPNLSFLPPPEMGDKPPPAPWAEELKLRTTHRQANNPISTPVPAPAPQPFAKAPVVAPKAFGGMKTGTSVPPVGLKNQNHAPAPFGVAPKPSPTASSFPPPPAAPPAAPPAPPANKVSPPAFNHSKPSSIDSQMTAPMPPPQPKAMTSPPSFSQPMKSPPSSKPSPPGPVSVPGGGVPLSMREVEELERMTNAFIKDMDTHAPVITSAPTEVCGKCGEALSRSQPAVRAMNKLFHSDCFCCMSCHRPLQGMQFYDKDGTPQCDDCYTSSLAVCSRCGERITDRVLKAVGQCFHAHCFRCCTCACSLEGAPFITDDNNNPYCVPDYHRRFSPLCVCCNEPIVPDAGSQETVRVRPNKNFHLKCYRCEVRTTDLLHLKYYRCEVRTTDLLHLKCYRCEVRTTDLLHLKYYRCEVRTSDLLHLKYYRCEVRTSDLLHLKYYRCEVRTTDLLHLKYYRCEVRTTDLLHLKYYRCEVRTSDLLHLKYYRCEVRTSDLLHLKYYRCEVRTSDLLHLKYYRCEVRTTDLLHLKYYRCEVRTTDLLHLKYYRCEVRTTDLLHLKYYRCEVRTTDLLHLKYYRCEVRTTDLLHLKYYRCEVRTTDLLHLKYYRCEVRTSDLLHLKYYRCEAFFLFCCLTWN is encoded by the exons ATGTCTGACTCCAGCGGCAGTAAACCCTTCATGGTGACTTCCTCCATCAACCTCAAAGTCACCACCCCCTCCTTCTACAACCAGCCAAAGAAGTTTGCCTCGGTCAACCCGCCACGCCCCAAAAGCCAGTCCGACCCGTCGCCTCCCCCGGGCTCAACTCCTCCCGCaggtccctctcctccccccagtCTGGTCTCCTCAACACGCGGTGTCGGCACAGCTGTCATTGGTCGAGTTGGAGTGATGCCTCCACCCCCACCATCGCTCTGCGAAG ACTTCCCGCCCCCTCCTCCTCCGTTGGACGATGAGCTGCCAGCCCCTCCCCCCAACTGTGCAACCACACCCCCAGCCTCCGATGCCCCTCCCCCtgccttccctccccctcccgcGGTGGAtgacctccccctcccccccgcCCCGCTTGAGGAGAATGCCTGTCTCCCCCGTTccccgtctccccctcctccaccaccccctccccctctcccagtctctggtcCCAGTAGTGTCCCCAGTGCTGGGGAGAACTTTCAG cgtCTGGCAAAGCAGACTAGTTTTGACAAACAGCTGGATTCTCTGACTGACCTGCTGTCTGAGATGGAGACCAGAGGACCCTTCAACCCCAAG TTGCCCAGTCAGtactcagctcctcctcctcctgcccccaAGCCTGCAGGGCCTCCCCCCACTGCTCCCAAGCccaacctctccttcctcccccctccagagATGGGAGACAAGCCCCCTCCCGCTCCCTGGGCCGAGGAGCTCAAACTCCGGACGACACACAGACAAGCCAATAACCCTATATCCACCCCAGTTCCTGCTCCTGCCCCACAGCCATTTGCTAAAGCCCCAGTCGTGGCTCCTAAGGCTTTTGGGGGCATGAAAACGGGGACATCCGTGCCTCCTGTGGGACTGAAGAACCAGAACCATGCCCCGGCTCCATTTGGTGTTGCTCCTAAACCTTCCCCTACAGCcagctccttccctcctcctcctgccgcTCCTCCTGCCGCTCCTCCCGCCCCACCAGCCAACAAAGTGTCTCCCCCAGCCTTCAATCACTCAAAGCCCTCTTCCATTGACTCTCAGATGACTGCTCCCATGCCCCCTCCTCAGCCCAAAGCGATGACATCACCACCTTCTTTCAGCCAGCCAATGAAATCTCCCCCTTCATCAAAG CCCTCGCCTCCTgggcctgtctctgtcccaggtggaggtgttcctctctccatgagggaggtggaggagctgGAGAGAATGACCAATGCATTCATCaaagacatggacacacacgcTCCCGtcatcacctcagcacctacag aggtaTGTGGTAAGTGTGGTGAGGCTCTGTCTCGTTCCCAGCCTGCAGTGAGAGCCATGAACAAACTCTTCCACTCTGACTGTTTCTGCTGTATGAGCTGCCATCGCCCCCTGCAGGGCATGCAGTTCTACGACAAGGACGGGACGCCACAGTGTGACGACTGCTACACT AGTTCTCTGGCGGTGTGTTCTCGGTGTGGGGAGCGTATTACAGACCGTGTGTTGAAGGCGGTGGGCCAGTGTTTCCATGCCCATTGTTTCCGCTGCTGCACCTGCGCCTGCAGCCTGGAGGGGGCGCCTTTCATCACCGACGAcaacaacaacccatactgtgtCCCAGACTACCACAG GCGTttctctcccctgtgtgtgtg CTGTAATGAGCCCATAGTTCCTGACGCCGGCAGTCAAGAGACCGTGAGAGTAAGGCCCAACAAGAACTTCCACCTCAAGTGCTACCGCTGTGAGGTAAGGACAACAGACCTGCTACATCTAAAGTACTACCGCTGTGAGGTAAGGACAACAGACCTGCTACATCTAAAGTGCTACCGCTGTGAGGTAAGGACAACAGACCTGCTACATCTAAAGTACTACCGCTGTGAG GTAAGGACATCAGACCTGCTACATCTAAAGTACTACCGCTGTGAG GTAAGGACATCAGACCTGCTACATCTAAAGTACTACCGCTGTGAGGTAAGGACAACAGACCTGCTACATCTAAAGTACTACCGCTGTGAGGTAAGGACAACAGACCTGCTACATCTAAAGTACTACCGCTGTGAGGTAAGGACATCAGACCTGCTACATCTAAAGTACTACCGCTGTGAGGTAAGGACATCAGACCTGCTACATCTAAAGTACTACCGCTGTGAG GTAAGGACATCAGACCTGCTACATCTAAAGTACTACCGCTGTGAGGTAAGGACAACAGACCTGCTACATCTAAAGTACTACCGCTGTGAG GTAAGGACAACAGACCTGCTACATCTAAAGTACTACCGCTGTGAGGTAAGGACAACAGACCTGCTACATCTAAAGTACTACCGCTGTGAGGTAAGGACAACAGACCTGCTACATCTAAAGTACTACCGCTGTGAGGTAAGGACAACAGACCTGCTACATCTAAAGTACTACCGCTGTGAGGTAAGGACAACAGACCTGCTACATCTAAAGTACTACCGCTGTGAGGTAAGGACATCAGACCTGCTACATCTAAAGTACTACCGCTGTgaggcatttttcctattttgttgccttacctGGAATTAA
- the LOC118379506 gene encoding zyxin-like isoform X8: MSDSSGSKPFMVTSSINLKVTTPSFYNQPKKFASVNPPRPKSQSDPSPPPGSTPPAGPSPPPSLVSSTRGVGTAVIGRVGVMPPPPPSLCEDFPPPPPPLDDELPAPPPNCATTPPASDAPPPAFPPPPAVDDLPLPPAPLEENACLPRSPSPPPPPPPPPLPVSGPSSVPSAGENFQRLAKQTSFDKQLDSLTDLLSEMETRGPFNPKLPSQYSAPPPPAPKPAGPPPTAPKPNLSFLPPPEMGDKPPPAPWAEELKLRTTHRQANNPISTPVPAPAPQPFAKAPVVAPKAFGGMKTGTSVPPVGLKNQNHAPAPFGVAPKPSPTASSFPPPPAAPPAAPPAPPANKVSPPAFNHSKPSSIDSQMTAPMPPPQPKAMTSPPSFSQPMKSPPSSKPSPPGPVSVPGGGVPLSMREVEELERMTNAFIKDMDTHAPVITSAPTEVCGKCGEALSRSQPAVRAMNKLFHSDCFCCMSCHRPLQGMQFYDKDGTPQCDDCYTSSLAVCSRCGERITDRVLKAVGQCFHAHCFRCCTCACSLEGAPFITDDNNNPYCVPDYHRRFSPLCVCCNEPIVPDAGSQETVRVRPNKNFHLKCYRCEVRTTDLLHLKYYRCEVRTTDLLHLKCYRCEVRTTDLLHLKYYRCEVRTSDLLHLKYYRCEVRTSDLLHLKYYRCEVRTTDLLHLKYYRCEVRTSDLLHLKYYRCEVRTTDLLHLKYYRCEVRTSDLLHLKYYRCEVRTTDLLHLKYYRCEVRTSDLLHLKYYRCEVRTTDLLHLKYYRCEVRTTDLLHLKYYRCEVRTTDLLHLKYYRCEVRTTDLLHLKYYRCEVRTTDLLHLKYYRCEVRTTDLLHLKYYRCEVRTTDLLHLKYYRCEVRTSDLLHLKYYRCEAFFLFCCLTWN, from the exons ATGTCTGACTCCAGCGGCAGTAAACCCTTCATGGTGACTTCCTCCATCAACCTCAAAGTCACCACCCCCTCCTTCTACAACCAGCCAAAGAAGTTTGCCTCGGTCAACCCGCCACGCCCCAAAAGCCAGTCCGACCCGTCGCCTCCCCCGGGCTCAACTCCTCCCGCaggtccctctcctccccccagtCTGGTCTCCTCAACACGCGGTGTCGGCACAGCTGTCATTGGTCGAGTTGGAGTGATGCCTCCACCCCCACCATCGCTCTGCGAAG ACTTCCCGCCCCCTCCTCCTCCGTTGGACGATGAGCTGCCAGCCCCTCCCCCCAACTGTGCAACCACACCCCCAGCCTCCGATGCCCCTCCCCCtgccttccctccccctcccgcGGTGGAtgacctccccctcccccccgcCCCGCTTGAGGAGAATGCCTGTCTCCCCCGTTccccgtctccccctcctccaccaccccctccccctctcccagtctctggtcCCAGTAGTGTCCCCAGTGCTGGGGAGAACTTTCAG cgtCTGGCAAAGCAGACTAGTTTTGACAAACAGCTGGATTCTCTGACTGACCTGCTGTCTGAGATGGAGACCAGAGGACCCTTCAACCCCAAG TTGCCCAGTCAGtactcagctcctcctcctcctgcccccaAGCCTGCAGGGCCTCCCCCCACTGCTCCCAAGCccaacctctccttcctcccccctccagagATGGGAGACAAGCCCCCTCCCGCTCCCTGGGCCGAGGAGCTCAAACTCCGGACGACACACAGACAAGCCAATAACCCTATATCCACCCCAGTTCCTGCTCCTGCCCCACAGCCATTTGCTAAAGCCCCAGTCGTGGCTCCTAAGGCTTTTGGGGGCATGAAAACGGGGACATCCGTGCCTCCTGTGGGACTGAAGAACCAGAACCATGCCCCGGCTCCATTTGGTGTTGCTCCTAAACCTTCCCCTACAGCcagctccttccctcctcctcctgccgcTCCTCCTGCCGCTCCTCCCGCCCCACCAGCCAACAAAGTGTCTCCCCCAGCCTTCAATCACTCAAAGCCCTCTTCCATTGACTCTCAGATGACTGCTCCCATGCCCCCTCCTCAGCCCAAAGCGATGACATCACCACCTTCTTTCAGCCAGCCAATGAAATCTCCCCCTTCATCAAAG CCCTCGCCTCCTgggcctgtctctgtcccaggtggaggtgttcctctctccatgagggaggtggaggagctgGAGAGAATGACCAATGCATTCATCaaagacatggacacacacgcTCCCGtcatcacctcagcacctacag aggtaTGTGGTAAGTGTGGTGAGGCTCTGTCTCGTTCCCAGCCTGCAGTGAGAGCCATGAACAAACTCTTCCACTCTGACTGTTTCTGCTGTATGAGCTGCCATCGCCCCCTGCAGGGCATGCAGTTCTACGACAAGGACGGGACGCCACAGTGTGACGACTGCTACACT AGTTCTCTGGCGGTGTGTTCTCGGTGTGGGGAGCGTATTACAGACCGTGTGTTGAAGGCGGTGGGCCAGTGTTTCCATGCCCATTGTTTCCGCTGCTGCACCTGCGCCTGCAGCCTGGAGGGGGCGCCTTTCATCACCGACGAcaacaacaacccatactgtgtCCCAGACTACCACAG GCGTttctctcccctgtgtgtgtg CTGTAATGAGCCCATAGTTCCTGACGCCGGCAGTCAAGAGACCGTGAGAGTAAGGCCCAACAAGAACTTCCACCTCAAGTGCTACCGCTGTGAGGTAAGGACAACAGACCTGCTACATCTAAAGTACTACCGCTGTGAGGTAAGGACAACAGACCTGCTACATCTAAAGTGCTACCGCTGTGAGGTAAGGACAACAGACCTGCTACATCTAAAGTACTACCGCTGTGAG GTAAGGACATCAGACCTGCTACATCTAAAGTACTACCGCTGTGAG GTAAGGACATCAGACCTGCTACATCTAAAGTACTACCGCTGTGAGGTAAGGACAACAGACCTGCTACATCTAAAGTACTACCGCTGTGAG GTAAGGACATCAGACCTGCTACATCTAAAGTACTACCGCTGTGAG GTAAGGACAACAGACCTGCTACATCTAAAGTACTACCGCTGTGAGGTAAGGACATCAGACCTGCTACATCTAAAGTACTACCGCTGTGAGGTAAGGACAACAGACCTGCTACATCTAAAGTACTACCGCTGTGAGGTAAGGACATCAGACCTGCTACATCTAAAGTACTACCGCTGTGAGGTAAGGACAACAGACCTGCTACATCTAAAGTACTACCGCTGTGAGGTAAGGACAACAGACCTGCTACATCTAAAGTACTACCGCTGTGAGGTAAGGACAACAGACCTGCTACATCTAAAGTACTACCGCTGTGAGGTAAGGACAACAGACCTGCTACATCTAAAGTACTACCGCTGTGAGGTAAGGACAACAGACCTGCTACATCTAAAGTACTACCGCTGTGAGGTAAGGACAACAGACCTGCTACATCTAAAGTACTACCGCTGTGAGGTAAGGACAACAGACCTGCTACATCTAAAGTACTACCGCTGTGAGGTAAGGACATCAGACCTGCTACATCTAAAGTACTACCGCTGTgaggcatttttcctattttgttgccttacctGGAATTAA
- the LOC118379506 gene encoding zyxin-like isoform X28 gives MSDSSGSKPFMVTSSINLKVTTPSFYNQPKKFASVNPPRPKSQSDPSPPPGSTPPAGPSPPPSLVSSTRGVGTAVIGRVGVMPPPPPSLCEDFPPPPPPLDDELPAPPPNCATTPPASDAPPPAFPPPPAVDDLPLPPAPLEENACLPRSPSPPPPPPPPPLPVSGPSSVPSAGENFQRLAKQTSFDKQLDSLTDLLSEMETRGPFNPKLPSQYSAPPPPAPKPAGPPPTAPKPNLSFLPPPEMGDKPPPAPWAEELKLRTTHRQANNPISTPVPAPAPQPFAKAPVVAPKAFGGMKTGTSVPPVGLKNQNHAPAPFGVAPKPSPTASSFPPPPAAPPAAPPAPPANKVSPPAFNHSKPSSIDSQMTAPMPPPQPKAMTSPPSFSQPMKSPPSSKPSPPGPVSVPGGGVPLSMREVEELERMTNAFIKDMDTHAPVITSAPTEVCGKCGEALSRSQPAVRAMNKLFHSDCFCCMSCHRPLQGMQFYDKDGTPQCDDCYTSSLAVCSRCGERITDRVLKAVGQCFHAHCFRCCTCACSLEGAPFITDDNNNPYCVPDYHRRFSPLCVCCNEPIVPDAGSQETVRVRPNKNFHLKCYRCEVRTTDLLHLKYYRCEVRTTDLLHLKCYRCEVRTTDLLHLKYYRCEVRTSDLLHLKYYRCEVRTSDLLHLKYYRCEVRTTDLLHLKYYRCEVRTSDLLHLKYYRCEVRTTDLLHLKYYRCEVRTSDLLHLKYYRCEAFFLFCCLTWN, from the exons ATGTCTGACTCCAGCGGCAGTAAACCCTTCATGGTGACTTCCTCCATCAACCTCAAAGTCACCACCCCCTCCTTCTACAACCAGCCAAAGAAGTTTGCCTCGGTCAACCCGCCACGCCCCAAAAGCCAGTCCGACCCGTCGCCTCCCCCGGGCTCAACTCCTCCCGCaggtccctctcctccccccagtCTGGTCTCCTCAACACGCGGTGTCGGCACAGCTGTCATTGGTCGAGTTGGAGTGATGCCTCCACCCCCACCATCGCTCTGCGAAG ACTTCCCGCCCCCTCCTCCTCCGTTGGACGATGAGCTGCCAGCCCCTCCCCCCAACTGTGCAACCACACCCCCAGCCTCCGATGCCCCTCCCCCtgccttccctccccctcccgcGGTGGAtgacctccccctcccccccgcCCCGCTTGAGGAGAATGCCTGTCTCCCCCGTTccccgtctccccctcctccaccaccccctccccctctcccagtctctggtcCCAGTAGTGTCCCCAGTGCTGGGGAGAACTTTCAG cgtCTGGCAAAGCAGACTAGTTTTGACAAACAGCTGGATTCTCTGACTGACCTGCTGTCTGAGATGGAGACCAGAGGACCCTTCAACCCCAAG TTGCCCAGTCAGtactcagctcctcctcctcctgcccccaAGCCTGCAGGGCCTCCCCCCACTGCTCCCAAGCccaacctctccttcctcccccctccagagATGGGAGACAAGCCCCCTCCCGCTCCCTGGGCCGAGGAGCTCAAACTCCGGACGACACACAGACAAGCCAATAACCCTATATCCACCCCAGTTCCTGCTCCTGCCCCACAGCCATTTGCTAAAGCCCCAGTCGTGGCTCCTAAGGCTTTTGGGGGCATGAAAACGGGGACATCCGTGCCTCCTGTGGGACTGAAGAACCAGAACCATGCCCCGGCTCCATTTGGTGTTGCTCCTAAACCTTCCCCTACAGCcagctccttccctcctcctcctgccgcTCCTCCTGCCGCTCCTCCCGCCCCACCAGCCAACAAAGTGTCTCCCCCAGCCTTCAATCACTCAAAGCCCTCTTCCATTGACTCTCAGATGACTGCTCCCATGCCCCCTCCTCAGCCCAAAGCGATGACATCACCACCTTCTTTCAGCCAGCCAATGAAATCTCCCCCTTCATCAAAG CCCTCGCCTCCTgggcctgtctctgtcccaggtggaggtgttcctctctccatgagggaggtggaggagctgGAGAGAATGACCAATGCATTCATCaaagacatggacacacacgcTCCCGtcatcacctcagcacctacag aggtaTGTGGTAAGTGTGGTGAGGCTCTGTCTCGTTCCCAGCCTGCAGTGAGAGCCATGAACAAACTCTTCCACTCTGACTGTTTCTGCTGTATGAGCTGCCATCGCCCCCTGCAGGGCATGCAGTTCTACGACAAGGACGGGACGCCACAGTGTGACGACTGCTACACT AGTTCTCTGGCGGTGTGTTCTCGGTGTGGGGAGCGTATTACAGACCGTGTGTTGAAGGCGGTGGGCCAGTGTTTCCATGCCCATTGTTTCCGCTGCTGCACCTGCGCCTGCAGCCTGGAGGGGGCGCCTTTCATCACCGACGAcaacaacaacccatactgtgtCCCAGACTACCACAG GCGTttctctcccctgtgtgtgtg CTGTAATGAGCCCATAGTTCCTGACGCCGGCAGTCAAGAGACCGTGAGAGTAAGGCCCAACAAGAACTTCCACCTCAAGTGCTACCGCTGTGAGGTAAGGACAACAGACCTGCTACATCTAAAGTACTACCGCTGTGAGGTAAGGACAACAGACCTGCTACATCTAAAGTGCTACCGCTGTGAGGTAAGGACAACAGACCTGCTACATCTAAAGTACTACCGCTGTGAG GTAAGGACATCAGACCTGCTACATCTAAAGTACTACCGCTGTGAG GTAAGGACATCAGACCTGCTACATCTAAAGTACTACCGCTGTGAGGTAAGGACAACAGACCTGCTACATCTAAAGTACTACCGCTGTGAG GTAAGGACATCAGACCTGCTACATCTAAAGTACTACCGCTGTGAGGTAAGGACAACAGACCTGCTACATCTAAAGTACTACCGCTGTGAG GTAAGGACATCAGACCTGCTACATCTAAAGTACTACCGCTGTgaggcatttttcctattttgttgccttacctGGAATTAA